Below is a window of Christensenella minuta DNA.
CGCGAAGATACTGCTGCTTCTGCGTCAACGTCTCGATCGTGTCCTGCGCTTCCCACATGAACGGCGTGCACGCCTTGGGCACAAAGCACGACGCCGACACGGTAATATTCAGGAATCCGCGGCGTTTTTCCTTGGGCACGCTGTAAAACGCTTCGCGGATACTCTTTACCATATCCGCAATACCGTCAAGGTCTTCCACGGTCTCGGTGGGAAGCCCGATCATAAAATACAGTTTGACGGTGGAAACGCCGCTCTCGAACGCACGCACCACCGCAGCGAGGATTTCTTCCCGCGAAATGTTTTTGTTGATTACGTCGCGCAGCCGTTGGCTCCCTGCCTCCGGCGCAAAGGTAAGGCCCGTTTTCCGAACCTTCTGCAGCCCCGCCGCAAGGTCTTTCTCAAAGCTGTCGATGCGCAGGGAAGGAAGCGATACCGATACGCGCTGGGCGCTGAATTCCTCCACAAGGCCGCTTACCAGTTCGTCGATCTGTGAATAATCCCCGGAGGAAAGCGAGGAAAGGGAAATTTCATCATACCCCGTCGCGGCGATTACGTTGCGCGCAGCCGCGCGCACCGTCTCCGCCCGCCGTTCACGCACCGGGCGCATGGCAAACCCCGCCTGGCAAAAGCGGCAGCCGCGCGGGCAGCCGCGCATGATTTCAAGCGTACAGCGGTCATGCACCGTATTGATGTAGGGCAAAACAGGCTTTTGGACCGTCTGCTCCGCATCGAAATTTTCCACAATACGCTTTTTAACCACAGCGGGCGCGCCTTCCCGCCTCACCGCGATCTCGCGTATCGTTCCGTCCTCATTGTAAACAGGCTCGTAAAAGGAGGGGACATAGACGCCTTCCAGTGCTGCCGCATCCCGCAAAAAAGCTCCGCGGGAAAAGCCCCCTTTTTTATGCCGTGCATACAGGGTGCAAAGCTCCCGTGTGGCCTCTTCGCCCTCTCCCAGTACAAACAGGTCGAAAAAGTCTGCGATGGGTTCCGGATTCACCGTGCACGCGCCCCCGCCGACTACGACCGGATCACTGTCCCGCCTGTCTTTGGCAAAAACCGGAAGCATTCCGAGGTCCAGCATTGCAAGTACGTTGGAATAGCACATTTCATAGGAAAGGTTAATACCCACGATATCGAAATCACAAAGCGGCATCCCGCTTTCCAGGGAACACAGAGGTTCGCCGCTGGCGCGCAGCGCCTCGATCATATCCGTCCACGGGCAAAAAACGCGCTGCGCCCATATTCCGGGAAGCGCATTGATTACTTCATATAAAATATTGATACCGAGATGGCTCATGCCCACCTCGTACGTATCCGCAAAGCAAAGCGCGAAATTTACATCCGCGTTTTCCTTGACGACACTGTTTAGTTCCCCGCCTGTATAACGCGCAGGCTTTTCCACATGATCGAGTATGCTCAAACAAACACTCCTTACAATCTAAAATGCGGATATGCTCCGCAGCATTCTCTTCAATGAACTCCCGGAAAACAAAGCGAGCCGGGTTCCGCAGGACATGCCCGCAGCCCGTAAGGCCGCATTCCCGCCTTTCGGCGGAATCGAGCCATAAGGGCGTGTCTTGCCTATTGTCCCTGCCATCTCTGCCTGCGCATATCCACGCTGATTACCATGCCGATGGCAATGCAATTCGTCACCATGCTCGAACCCCCATAGGAGAAGAAAGGAAGCGGGATGCCCGTAACAGGCAATATCCCGACATTCATACCAATGTTTTCCACTACATGGAAGAGCATCATTGCCGCAACGCCAATGATGATATACGCCCCGAAATCATCGCGCGCGCGCAGGGACAGCATGAATGTGCGCCCGATCAGCAGGAAATACAGTATGATGAGCACGATGCCTCCCAGGAAACCGAAAGCCTCCACCGTAACCGCGAAAATAAAGTCATTATGGCTTTCCGGCACATAGCCAAGCTGCGAAAGCGAACCGGGCGTAAACAGCCCCTTTCCAAAGAACTGGCCCGAACCGATCGCCATCTTGGCCTGATCCACCTGCAGGGTCGCATCCGCGTCCTGCACAGCCTGCGCATCCGGGCTGAAAAAAGAAAGCAAGCGCGTCCACTGGTAATTGCCCTCTCCGCCTTCCGCCTGTGAAATATAGAGGAGAAACAACAGGCCGGCCGCCACTGCGATCAGTATCAGCCAGAGCACAACTTTCCAGTTCACCTTTGCCATAAACAGCATCACAATGAAAACAAATACATACACCACCGCCGTGCCGAAGTCAGGCTGGACCGCGATCAAAACGACGGGAAGCAGCATCCGCCACAGCATGGGGAACACATCTGCGAAGGTCTGAATGCCATCATCGTTGCCTTCGGTTTTATCGGCAAAAATTTTAGCCAGCACAATAATGATAAGGATCTTACATACCTCCGCCGGCTGGAAGCCGCGGCTGCCGATCATAAACCAGCCGGACGTACCTTTCTGTGTGCTGCCGAAAAAGAGCACCGCCACCAGCAGCGCAATACAAATCCAGTAGATCCATTCCGTAAAATGGGCAAGGGTATGGTAATCCAGGAGCATCACAAGGAACATGCAGCCAAGGCCGATCAGGAAAAAGATCATTTGCCAGCCCGCGGTTCCAAGGTCCAGGTTCGCCATAAATTCCGAGAATGTGCTCTCATCGCCCGTAAACGGGGATGCGGTTGCATTTAAGATGGAAAGCAGGCTGTACCCGACCAGGATCACAATGATCGCGACCAGGAACCAGTCCACGTATTTCCACATGTTTTTATTGACCAGTTTTCCCTTCATATACGCTCCGTAATTCCTCTGCTGTAACAAAAACCGTGCATGCAAGGCCGCCGCCCCGCATTGCGGCGCGTCCGGCGCGGCGGCAGGTATGCCGCCTGTTTCCTTCCAGGCACGGTTTTCACATACAATCTCCGCCTTTCCCCTAAAGCGGGGCAAGCGTCCGGATCATGCAAAAGTCATTTCCCAGCGTTCTTCACCATCTGCTTAATCTTCTTGATGGGTATATTCATCGCGAGCTGCGAAGATACGCCTTCCTCTTCCTCATTCTGCACGTTTTTGAAATCGATCTCAAACTCCGACTCGTCGATCTCTACGTATTTCGAGATGACCGCCATGATATCCTTCTTAATCATATTAATCATGTCGTCGTTCGAGGTCGTTCCCGCACGGTCATAAATCAGGACGAGCTTAAGCCTGTCTTTTGCGACCTGGCTGCTCTTTTTTCTGTTAAAAAACCATCCCATGTCAAATCCCCCCGCTTATTTTGAAAAGAACCGCTTGATCCGGCCGAAGAATCCGGTCTTCTGCTCGAGGTCGAGCATCGGAACGTCTTCGCCCAAAATGCGCTTCGTGACATTGCGGTACGCTTCTCCCGCAAGGGAAGCGTTGTCCGTCACGGCCGGTTCTCCAAGATTGGAGGAACGGAAAATCATTTCATCCTCCGGGATCACGCCAATGAGGTCCACCCCTAAAATCTCCAGCGTGTCGTCAATCGCAAGCATATCGCCCTTGCGTACAAGGTCCGGGCGCAGGCGGTTGATAAGGAGCCGCACATCGTCAATGCCGTTCGCCGACAAAAGGCCGATGATCCTGTCCGCGTCGCGCACGGAGGAAACCTCCGGGACCGTGACCACGATCGCAGATTTTGCCCCCGCCACCGCGTTCTTGAAGCCGCGCTCGATGCCCGCCGGGCAGTCGATCAGCACGTAATCGAATTCACTCTCCAGCTCGGCGACCAGCTCCTTCATCTGCTCGGGCGCGACCGCCATTTTATTCCTTGTCTGGGCCGCCGGCAGCAAATACAGGCCTTCATAGCGTTTATCCTTAATCAGAGCCTGTTTTAATTTGCAGGTGCCTTCCACCACGTCCACAAGGTCGTACACAATCCTGTTCTCGAGGCCAAGCACCACGTCAAGGTTGCGAAGCCCGATATCGGTATCCACCAAAACCACCTTTTTGCCCTGCATCGCAAGGCCCGTCCCAAGATTCGCCGTCGAAGTCGTTTTACCGACCCCACCCTTGCCGGATGTAATCACAATTACGTTTTCCATATATCAAAATCCCTCTCATATATAATACTTCCGAATGAATCGCTTTACTTTCGTGTGGCCCGGCTTATTTGACGCTTACAGGGCGGATAACCACCTTTCCGTCCCGCAGCTCCGCGACCTCCGCGCCATGCACTTCCTCGCGTTCCTTGGGGAACGTCACGACGCGGCCGGAAAGCCGGAGCTGTTTGGGGCACATATTCACCGCAGCCACGCACACGTCCTTCCTGCCCGAGCAACCCGCATGCGCAAGCCCGCGCAGCCTGCCGAACACCGCAATACTCCCCCCTGCGATCACTTCGCCGCCCGGATTGACGTCGCCGATTACGACGATATCGCCTTCGCACTCGATGCGCTGTCCGCTGCGCACCGTATTGTTGATGAAGATCGACTGCGCGTCGAAATATGCGTTGGATACAAGCTCCACCTCGTCCATATACTCGTCTTTTGCAGCCGGATGCGCCGCCGGGGGTTTTTCTATTTTAAGCTCCGCCTCGCGCATCAGGTCCGCCTCGTCGCCGTACATCACGTCACGGATCCCAAAATCCATCGAAAATACACGCCGGAGCTCCTTGCGCTGCGCCTCCGAGAGCTTTTTGCCGCGGATGATGACCCTTGTCTCGCTGTCCCTGAAAAAATCCTGGTTCTTTTTCAGTTTTTCCATCAGTTCTTCACGCAGAACGGGATAAGTAGATCGTTCATCCAGATAGATTTCCAATCCTTTTTCTTTCCCTTTGAACGTAATGATGCCCTGCATGTTAAACCCTCCCGCTTGTTCTTCAGGCCACGGCTGCACGCCCACGGCCACGCAATACATTATACATGATTCACAGTCCGTGCGCAAATACTCATTCGGCCGGAACCTTTAAGGAACCAGCGTATTTTCCGACGGGAGCGCCGTGCCCGTTTCCTCAGTTTTCCCGTCGAGGTAATATTCAATAATTTCCTTTGCCGCAGGCTCCGCATGCGAGCCGCCGATGCCGTTCGGGATATAGATCACGACCGCGATCTCCGGGTTCTCGCGCGGCGCGTACGATACGAACCACGCATTGTTTTCAAGGTCGATGTTGGAAACCGTACCGGTCCCCGTCTTCCCCGCGATCTGGTCTTCATACTTCCATCCGTTAAAAATCGACGTAGTCGAGTTTGCCTGCTCTGCCACCATCTTGGTCATACCTTCCTGGATGGCGTTGAAATAAGAATCGCTCGCCTCGATCTTATTGAATACGACCGGCTCCTGCTGCTCGATCACATTGCCGTCGTTGTCGACGATGCTGTCCACGATATGCGTTTCATATACATACCCGCCGTTTGCAACCGCCGCAATATACCGCGCGACCGCGATCGGCGTTACTGCCGTCGTGCCCGAGCCGATACCGGTAATGATCGTTTGGCGCTTGTTCCACCGCAGCTCGGAAAGATATCCGTTGACGTCGTTGTCCCAGCCGATATTCCTTGAATACGTCTGCGATATTTGGAGTTCCTCATACAGGATGTCTCTGATCTGGGCGCCAATCTCATAATTGGTAAGGTCTTTGCCCGCCTCTTCGATCAGGCGTTCCGCTGTTTTTTTGAGCTGTTCGTCCGTATATTCCACGCCCAGCTTGTCTCCGCAGCCGCGCAGGTAATTCATCAGCGTGTTGCGGATCAGGAGGGGCAGGGAGGTTTTTTGCGCCGTCACCTCCACGCCTTCCGAATTTGTGGCGGCAATCGGCTTGGCCGGGTCGTACAGCACGTTCTGGCTCCCGACCTGCCCGACCACCTCGCCCGTCAGCTCGATGCCGGTGGAGGAAGTCAGCCCGAATTTCTCGCCCCACTGGGCAAGTGTGTCCGTACTGCCCGTTGTCTGTGCGATCCTGTCGGCTACGACATAGAAGAAATAGTTGCAGCTGTTTTTGAGTCCCTCAGCCACATCCTGGTCCGCGTGGCTGTGCCACGGCCCGTCCGGGTAGGCCCAGCAAGCAGGGATATGCCCGGTGATCTGTTCTTCCTTCCGCTCGTCGTCGGTAAGCGGGTACGGTCCCTCGTCGGTAATGCGCGTATCCAGGTTGATCGCGCCTTCCGCAAGCCCTGCCATGCCTGTGACCATCTTGAAGATAGAGCCGGGAATTCCCTTGGAGGAAATGGCGTTGTTGAAAAGCGGTCTCGCCGGATCGTCGTTCAGCGCCTGCATCGCCTCTGTGGAAATCCCGCCCGTAAATAGGTTCGCGTCATAAGACGGATAGCTCGCCATGGCCAGCACCCGGCCCGTGTTGACGTCGAGTACCACCGCCGCGCCGGATTTTGCCAGATTCATTTTTTCGAGGGTAGAATTCCCTTCCCGGTTTTTCAGGGTCGCCTGCACATCCTCGTTTTCATCATATTCGTCGGGCTTCGCGCTGTTGTACGCCTCGATCTGTTCGCCATGTACGAAGCTTATATTGTCTTCAAGCGCCTGCTCCACCACCTGCTGCAGCTGCAGGTCAAGCGTCAGGCGCACGTTGTAGCCGTCGGTGGGCGCCGTATACGACCGCTCGTTGATTACTTTGCCTTTGCTGTTTACCTCC
It encodes the following:
- a CDS encoding TIGR03960 family B12-binding radical SAM protein, whose protein sequence is MSILDHVEKPARYTGGELNSVVKENADVNFALCFADTYEVGMSHLGINILYEVINALPGIWAQRVFCPWTDMIEALRASGEPLCSLESGMPLCDFDIVGINLSYEMCYSNVLAMLDLGMLPVFAKDRRDSDPVVVGGGACTVNPEPIADFFDLFVLGEGEEATRELCTLYARHKKGGFSRGAFLRDAAALEGVYVPSFYEPVYNEDGTIREIAVRREGAPAVVKKRIVENFDAEQTVQKPVLPYINTVHDRCTLEIMRGCPRGCRFCQAGFAMRPVRERRAETVRAAARNVIAATGYDEISLSSLSSGDYSQIDELVSGLVEEFSAQRVSVSLPSLRIDSFEKDLAAGLQKVRKTGLTFAPEAGSQRLRDVINKNISREEILAAVVRAFESGVSTVKLYFMIGLPTETVEDLDGIADMVKSIREAFYSVPKEKRRGFLNITVSASCFVPKACTPFMWEAQDTIETLTQKQQYLRGKLKIKGVKFNYHDASTSFLEAVLARGDRRLAPALLAAYQNGAVMDAWYEFFSLERYMEAFRACGIDPAFYANRERAADEVMPFEHLDCRISKAFLRRERDRAYEQKTTKECRQQCNMCGIQEFCGFAK
- the rodA gene encoding rod shape-determining protein RodA, yielding MKGKLVNKNMWKYVDWFLVAIIVILVGYSLLSILNATASPFTGDESTFSEFMANLDLGTAGWQMIFFLIGLGCMFLVMLLDYHTLAHFTEWIYWICIALLVAVLFFGSTQKGTSGWFMIGSRGFQPAEVCKILIIIVLAKIFADKTEGNDDGIQTFADVFPMLWRMLLPVVLIAVQPDFGTAVVYVFVFIVMLFMAKVNWKVVLWLILIAVAAGLLFLLYISQAEGGEGNYQWTRLLSFFSPDAQAVQDADATLQVDQAKMAIGSGQFFGKGLFTPGSLSQLGYVPESHNDFIFAVTVEAFGFLGGIVLIILYFLLIGRTFMLSLRARDDFGAYIIIGVAAMMLFHVVENIGMNVGILPVTGIPLPFFSYGGSSMVTNCIAIGMVISVDMRRQRWQGQ
- the minE gene encoding cell division topological specificity factor MinE, which encodes MGWFFNRKKSSQVAKDRLKLVLIYDRAGTTSNDDMINMIKKDIMAVISKYVEIDESEFEIDFKNVQNEEEEGVSSQLAMNIPIKKIKQMVKNAGK
- the minD gene encoding septum site-determining protein MinD, which encodes MENVIVITSGKGGVGKTTSTANLGTGLAMQGKKVVLVDTDIGLRNLDVVLGLENRIVYDLVDVVEGTCKLKQALIKDKRYEGLYLLPAAQTRNKMAVAPEQMKELVAELESEFDYVLIDCPAGIERGFKNAVAGAKSAIVVTVPEVSSVRDADRIIGLLSANGIDDVRLLINRLRPDLVRKGDMLAIDDTLEILGVDLIGVIPEDEMIFRSSNLGEPAVTDNASLAGEAYRNVTKRILGEDVPMLDLEQKTGFFGRIKRFFSK
- the minC gene encoding septum site-determining protein MinC, translated to MQGIITFKGKEKGLEIYLDERSTYPVLREELMEKLKKNQDFFRDSETRVIIRGKKLSEAQRKELRRVFSMDFGIRDVMYGDEADLMREAELKIEKPPAAHPAAKDEYMDEVELVSNAYFDAQSIFINNTVRSGQRIECEGDIVVIGDVNPGGEVIAGGSIAVFGRLRGLAHAGCSGRKDVCVAAVNMCPKQLRLSGRVVTFPKEREEVHGAEVAELRDGKVVIRPVSVK
- a CDS encoding penicillin-binding transpeptidase domain-containing protein, which translates into the protein MFKKLKNRFFVVMAIVLVAFIALGTGLGNLTLTQGGELTSQSESKKIRTLTLKGTRGQITDITGIPLAYDQSSYDIEFLRDPTRNSTTDKAYYTSVLSEAIALIEQGGGTTIDTFNIVRNEDGTFGFDFGITNPEDIAKREKNWRKNMYVSTTATADEIYRDLRIRYRIPEEYTYEQARKLLSIWQEVQLSSYLAYVPITISEDVNMDTVALIEGKSDHLDGIQVGESSIRIYPKDEVAAHIVGYLGKMTDEETIKDYGDKGYSQNDLIGASGIESTMEQYLTGNSSEKQGKRVVEVNSKGKVINERSYTAPTDGYNVRLTLDLQLQQVVEQALEDNISFVHGEQIEAYNSAKPDEYDENEDVQATLKNREGNSTLEKMNLAKSGAAVVLDVNTGRVLAMASYPSYDANLFTGGISTEAMQALNDDPARPLFNNAISSKGIPGSIFKMVTGMAGLAEGAINLDTRITDEGPYPLTDDERKEEQITGHIPACWAYPDGPWHSHADQDVAEGLKNSCNYFFYVVADRIAQTTGSTDTLAQWGEKFGLTSSTGIELTGEVVGQVGSQNVLYDPAKPIAATNSEGVEVTAQKTSLPLLIRNTLMNYLRGCGDKLGVEYTDEQLKKTAERLIEEAGKDLTNYEIGAQIRDILYEELQISQTYSRNIGWDNDVNGYLSELRWNKRQTIITGIGSGTTAVTPIAVARYIAAVANGGYVYETHIVDSIVDNDGNVIEQQEPVVFNKIEASDSYFNAIQEGMTKMVAEQANSTTSIFNGWKYEDQIAGKTGTGTVSNIDLENNAWFVSYAPRENPEIAVVIYIPNGIGGSHAEPAAKEIIEYYLDGKTEETGTALPSENTLVP